A genomic region of Friedmanniella luteola contains the following coding sequences:
- a CDS encoding ABC transporter permease — protein sequence MTTTATEPSTANPDSSRPRRVAAKLQRAGTRTAYHWELVKLAALIRVRAMIIGCLIAPPIIVLILRGQRPPADTLYGKLIHLSGFAVPLLLLGFISQWVLPLLTSLVAGDIFASEDQQGTWKTILTRSVSRAQIFRAKTLAALTFAAVAYSALAVSAIASGVLLVGRQPLTGLTGQTITPSTALGLVIAAWAAAFPVLIGFTALSILLSVRTRNPALGVVGPVVLGLAMSLLGSVGGIGLLRRLLLTTPLDAWHGLLTATPFYGPLVQGLAVCAAWTALCLVLAYRSLRNRDLTEG from the coding sequence ATGACCACCACCGCCACGGAGCCCAGCACCGCGAACCCCGACTCAAGCCGTCCTCGTCGCGTCGCAGCCAAGCTGCAGCGCGCCGGGACCCGGACTGCCTACCACTGGGAACTCGTCAAGCTCGCCGCCCTGATCCGGGTCCGCGCCATGATCATCGGCTGCCTGATCGCGCCGCCGATCATCGTGTTGATCCTGCGCGGCCAACGACCTCCCGCCGACACGCTCTACGGCAAGCTGATCCACCTCAGCGGCTTCGCGGTCCCACTCCTGCTGCTGGGCTTCATCAGCCAGTGGGTCCTCCCGCTGCTGACCAGCCTGGTGGCGGGCGACATCTTCGCCAGTGAAGACCAACAAGGGACCTGGAAGACCATTCTCACCCGATCGGTCAGCCGTGCCCAGATCTTCCGAGCCAAGACACTCGCGGCGCTCACCTTCGCCGCCGTGGCCTACTCGGCCCTCGCGGTGTCCGCCATCGCCTCCGGCGTCCTGCTCGTCGGCCGGCAGCCGCTGACGGGCCTGACCGGGCAGACCATCACGCCATCGACCGCACTCGGACTCGTCATCGCCGCATGGGCAGCCGCATTCCCAGTGCTCATCGGCTTCACCGCCCTGTCCATCCTGCTGTCGGTCCGCACCCGCAACCCCGCACTCGGGGTCGTCGGGCCCGTGGTGCTCGGTCTGGCGATGAGCCTGCTCGGCTCGGTCGGAGGGATCGGCCTGCTCCGACGCCTCCTGCTCACGACCCCGCTCGACGCCTGGCACGGACTGCTCACCGCCACACCGTTCTACGGACCCCTCGTCCAAGGGCTCGCGGTCTGCGCAGCCTGGACCGCCCTCTGCCTCGTCCTGGCCTACCGCTCGCTGCGCAACCGCGACCTCACCGAAGGATGA
- a CDS encoding ATP-binding protein: protein MTASRLARLPLRVRLVAGFSATMLLVLLAAGGFVYWRVHFALDRQVNEDLTEISTRLTPLITDTGAFRTDASASDRSEIYQVLDAQGQVLTASPTAGPEPLLDTADARQALTAPVRRDIGALLPIKNHPLRAYGVPLPNTGGPAKVLVVAVRRDHRDEALLELLLQLGIAGLGALVLTSAVGYLLTRSALRPVERYRAQADQIVHGVPGVRLGISEQRDDEVTRLGRTLNTMLDALETALERERDFVRDASHELRTPLTLLTTRVQLALRRPRTVTEHEEILREVRTDLDRLTRLAEQLLRAETPGPEAEGTVDLTRVAERAVHERARTPEHGEPSDLEPRLHLEALAPVEVAVGEVELGQVVGNLLDNALLHGEPPVQVNVDRVQGIGRLQVQDAGAGMDPKLLATATRRFARATESRSQPGFGLGLSVVAAVVARRGGELRLCYAGHHELYGAAMPPLCQHGPAMTVTVLLPITHLADG from the coding sequence ATGACCGCGAGCAGACTGGCTCGGCTGCCCCTGCGAGTGCGACTGGTCGCCGGGTTCTCCGCCACCATGCTGCTGGTCCTGCTCGCCGCTGGCGGCTTCGTCTACTGGCGCGTCCACTTCGCCCTCGACCGACAGGTCAACGAGGACCTCACCGAGATCAGCACCCGGCTCACCCCACTCATCACCGACACCGGTGCCTTCCGCACCGACGCCTCCGCCAGCGACCGCAGCGAGATCTACCAAGTCCTCGACGCACAAGGCCAGGTCCTCACCGCCAGCCCCACCGCCGGCCCGGAACCACTCCTCGATACCGCCGACGCACGCCAGGCCCTGACCGCTCCAGTGCGTCGCGACATCGGCGCCCTGCTCCCGATCAAGAACCACCCGCTCCGCGCCTACGGCGTCCCCCTGCCGAACACTGGCGGACCAGCAAAGGTGCTCGTGGTCGCCGTCCGGCGCGACCACCGCGACGAAGCATTGCTCGAGCTGTTGCTCCAGCTCGGCATCGCCGGCCTCGGCGCGCTCGTCCTCACCTCAGCCGTCGGCTACCTGCTGACACGATCCGCGCTACGTCCCGTGGAGCGCTACCGCGCTCAGGCCGACCAGATCGTCCACGGAGTCCCCGGCGTCCGGCTCGGGATTTCCGAGCAGCGCGACGACGAGGTCACCCGACTCGGCCGCACCCTCAACACCATGCTCGACGCCCTCGAAACCGCCCTCGAACGGGAACGCGACTTCGTCCGCGACGCCAGCCACGAGCTCCGCACCCCGCTCACCCTGCTCACCACCCGCGTCCAGCTCGCGCTCCGCAGACCACGCACCGTCACCGAGCACGAAGAGATTCTGCGCGAGGTCCGGACGGACCTGGACCGGCTAACCCGACTGGCCGAGCAACTGCTCCGCGCCGAAACACCCGGCCCCGAGGCGGAGGGAACGGTCGACCTCACGCGAGTAGCCGAGCGGGCTGTGCACGAGCGCGCCCGCACCCCGGAGCATGGTGAGCCATCGGACCTCGAACCGCGCCTCCACCTTGAGGCGCTCGCCCCTGTCGAGGTGGCTGTCGGGGAGGTTGAGCTCGGCCAGGTCGTCGGGAACCTGCTGGATAACGCCTTGCTCCACGGGGAACCACCGGTGCAGGTCAACGTCGACCGGGTTCAGGGGATCGGCCGGCTGCAGGTACAAGACGCTGGTGCCGGCATGGACCCGAAGTTGCTCGCCACCGCAACTCGCAGATTCGCCCGAGCCACCGAGTCCCGATCACAGCCCGGATTCGGCCTCGGCCTCTCCGTCGTGGCGGCGGTCGTGGCACGCCGCGGAGGAGAACTGCGGCTCTGCTACGCCGGCCACCACGAGCTGTACGGCGCAGCCATGCCGCCACTGTGCCAGCACGGACCGGCGATGACCGTCACCGTCCTGCTACCCATAACGCACCTAGCAGACGGCTGA
- a CDS encoding response regulator transcription factor, with the protein MKILLAEDDIRLADLLEQAFVEAGWQVETHHDGPSAYEAALTGRDHDVLLLDWMLPGLDGATISRRLREYGIRTPILMLTARTSLSDRVDGLNAGADDYLAKPFELEELLARIRALHRRAHLDDTEQPLQVGDLALDPLSRRVTRAGQEIELSAREFAILQLLLERAGQVVSRYTILDEVWDGDTDLRSNVIDVHVASLRAKIDRPFDTSTITTRRGAGYRVEPDPR; encoded by the coding sequence ATGAAGATCCTGCTGGCTGAGGACGACATCCGGCTCGCCGACCTGCTCGAGCAGGCCTTCGTCGAGGCGGGCTGGCAGGTCGAGACCCACCACGACGGCCCCTCCGCCTACGAGGCCGCCCTCACCGGCCGCGACCACGACGTGTTGCTGCTCGACTGGATGCTGCCCGGCCTCGACGGAGCCACCATCAGCCGGCGGCTCCGCGAGTACGGGATTCGCACCCCGATCCTGATGCTGACCGCTCGCACCAGCCTCAGTGACCGGGTGGACGGACTGAACGCCGGCGCCGACGACTACCTCGCGAAGCCCTTCGAGCTCGAGGAGCTGCTGGCCCGGATCCGGGCCCTGCACCGCCGCGCGCACCTCGACGACACCGAGCAGCCGTTGCAGGTTGGCGACCTCGCGCTCGATCCGTTGTCCCGCCGGGTCACCCGGGCCGGCCAGGAGATCGAGCTGTCGGCCCGCGAGTTCGCCATCCTGCAGCTGCTGCTGGAACGAGCCGGCCAGGTCGTCAGCCGCTACACCATCCTCGACGAGGTGTGGGACGGCGACACCGACCTACGCAGCAACGTCATCGACGTCCACGTCGCCAGCCTGCGCGCCAAGATCGACCGGCCCTTCGACACCAGCACCATCACCACCCGGCGAGGCGCCGGCTACCGCGTCGAACCGGACCCACGATGA